In Sphingobacterium sp. SYP-B4668, the sequence GGCTTACAAACAAATCAATTGTTTCCAAATTGCAGAACTTAAAATGTGATGCGCTTGGTCTGAGTGGTGCTGATGGAGATACTATTCGTACGATGAAAAGACCAGTAAAGGATATCGACTATGGTTTCGTGGGTGACATGATGCATGACTCTATTAACAAGGGGGCAATAAAGAAAGTATTAGAGGCAGGGTTTGTTCCTGTTTTTTCTGCAATTACTCATAATGGTCTTGGTCAGTTGCTGAACACAAATGCGGATACAATCGCATCTTCTTTGGCTGTAGCACTATCGGATTTATATGAGACTTCTTTAATCTATTGTTTTGAGAAAAATGGGGTATTGCGAGATGTAAATGATGAGAACTCTGTTGTTAATCAAATCAGTGCAAAAGATTTTGTGATGATGAAGGAAGAGGGGATAATCCATGCGGGAATGATACCAAAGCTGCAAAATGCATTTGATGCTATTCGTAAAGGTGTGAAGCATGTACATATTGGTAATGCGAATAACCTTCACTTGTTCCAGCAGGGGCATTTTGGAACTTGCCTTGTTCAAAAATAAAGAAAACGAATCAACCTATAACCATGAGTAAAATAACAATAATTGGGACTGGCAATATTGGTCTATCATTGGCCAAGGGCTTAGTTAAGTCGGGCGCATATGCAGCTTCTGAAATTACATTGACTAGACGGTCTTTAGCCGCTTTGGAGCAGGAAAAGTCTCAAGGATATGATGTAAGTGATAACAACGGACAAGCTGTAGTGGGGGCGGAGGTTGTTGTGTTGGCAGTACTTCCTCAACAATTAAAGAAGGTTATGGAGGAGCTTAAGTCAACAATCACTCCTGATCAGTTGGTTGTTTCTGTTGTGTCGGGGGTTTCATGTCTTGATGTTAAAGCGGTCTTGGGGAGTGATATGACAATTGTGAGAGCTATGCCTAATACAGCTATTGCTATTGGACAGTCTATGACTTGTATAGCTACCGATGATGCAAACGAGGTGCAATTGCAACGAGTGGAACACTTGTTTGAAACAGTTGGGGCTGTCGTCGTGATAAACGAGGATTTGATGACCTCGGCGACAGCATTGTGCGCATGTGGCATTGCATTTTTTTTACGTAGTATTAGAGCGGCATCTCAGGGTGGTGTAGAGATTGGTTTCCATGCCCATGATGCCTTAAAGATGGCTATCCAGACGGCAAAGGGCGCTGCGGATCTCTTGTTGCAAACACAAAGTCATCCTGAGAGTGAAATTGACAAGGTAACGAGCCCTAAAGGATGTACTATTGCGGGCTTAAATGAGATGGAACATAACGGTTTCAGCTCAGCATTTATAAAAGGAATTAAACTTTCAGCGACCAAAGCCGGAGGCCTATATAATGAGTGAGGTTGATCATTTAACGAACGCGAGTATCAGCCTTTTGCGAGAACTGATTGAGATTCCATCTTTTAGTAGAGAGGAGCATCAAACAGCGAATCGAATCCAGTCCTATTTGGAATCATTTGGTGTCAGAACTTACCGTAAGGGGAATAACGTTTGGTGTTATAATCTTCATTTTGATGCTTCGAAGCCAGTAATTTTACTTAATTCGCATCACGATACTGTTCGGCCTAATGCGGGGTATACGCGTAATCCTTTTTTGGCTACGGAAGAGGAAGGAAAGTTGTATGGTCTGGGAAGTAATGATGCTGGAGGTTGTTTGGTCTCATTGATTGCTACATTTCTTCATTTTTATGCGGAAGAGGGAATGTTGTATAATTTTTGCCTAGCGGCTACAGCTGAAGAGGAAGTGTCTGGTCATGATGGTATTGCATCGGTATTGACGGAGCTCGGAGATTTGAGTTTTGCTATCGTGGGAGAGCCCACGCAAATGCACTTGGCTGTCGCTGAGAAAGGACTTATGGTATTGGATTGTGAAGCTCATGGAGAAGCTGGACATGCTGCTAGAGAAGAAGGGGTTAATGCAATTTATAAGGCGATGGCTGATGTGGAATGGTTTCGTACTTTTCGTTTTCCAAAGGAATCTGCGATGTTGGGGCCTATTAAAATGTCAGTGACTCTTATTACTGCGGGAACGCAACATAATGTGGTACCTGCAATATGTACATTCGTGGTGGATGTCCGTACTACGGATGCCTATAGTAACGAGGAGACGCTATCGATTATTCAAGAGCAGGTTGAGAGCTCGGTGCGCGCACGATCGACTCGTTTGACGTCATCGTCGATATCCTTGGAACACGCTATTGTGAAAGCAGGTGTAAGTCTAGGGAGAGAAACATATGGGTCTCCGACAATGAGTGATCAGGCCCTACTCAATATCCCATCTTTGAAGCTGGGGCCTGGAGATTCCGCACGTTCCCATATGGCGGATGAGTACATTTACCTAGATGAGATTAAAGAAGGTATCGCTCTCTATATAAGGATGTTGAGTGAAATTATCCGATAATATCAAAGCGGCCATTGCATATGCAACGGCCGCTTTGATATGGAATGTGCTTAAATCAAGCTGATTTGTCTTTTGATACTTTCTTCTAGAGAGATAATCGTTTCCGTTCGTTGTATACCTTTTACAGATTGTATATCTTCATTCAGGACCTTTCTCAAATGTCCAGTATCTCTACAGATAATTTTTGCAAATATACTGTACTGCCCTGTGCAATAGTGTAATTCTACAACTTCTTTGATTTTCTTTAACTGTTCAACAGCATCTGCATATTGGGATCCTTTATCAAGGTAAATCCCGAGAAATGCAGTAATATCAAACCCTACTTTCTGCGGGTTGATAATCAAATTGGAGCCGCGAATAATACCTAGTTCTTCCATCTTCTTCATTCGAACGTGAATGGTACCACCTGAAACAATTAATTTTTTAGCAATTTCGGTATAGGGGATTGAAGCATCTTCCATCAAAATAGACAAAATTTGAATGTCTAATGAATCTAAGTCGTAGTTGGAATAATTAATTTCCATAAATCCTATATTTTGTTTTTAAAATAATGCTTTTATTATGACGCTATTGATATTATGAATGAATAACTGCTTGCGCAGAATATCAGTTTTCTTTCAAAATGTATATCCTTTCATTCAAAAATATCTTGGTTTATGTTTTTGGTTAGCACTATAGATGAGTTTATTCGTTATCTATAATTTATCTTTCTATAATTCAATTTGATATTCTTGACAATTTTACAAAAATAGTAAGTTTTTTGGTTATTGTGGTATTAATTTCATAATTAATATATCCTTAACTTGTGAAAATTACTAGGATTGCATTTTTTTATTCTGGCCGATTATATTATAGTGTAATCTCGTGGTGGACGGGAATAACTGTGCTCCATGCGTTTGCAGGGATGGTGGGTATGGAACGAATATTAGGAAATATTCTGATTAACGGATTGTAAGGCAAATGTGGCAGAATAATTATTTTCGAATAGTGACTGGGGAATACAAAGCATTTTTTCTAAGTTTATAGAATCATCACCACCGAACGACTGGCTGATGACCATTGCAAAGTAAACCGATGCGCCAAATGGCGATTACAAAGTGATTACATATAGATGAAATCAAGATAGGCATATGACTTACAGATTAAGACAATACGCCGATGGTTGTTTCATCTTTAAAAAATAGATATGGAATTTGATGATGTGAAGATATCTAGAAAGAAGCCTATATTTCCTGTGGGTTCGGGATTGAATAAATATCTCAAAGTGTATCAGCGAGATGCCAAATTGCCTATAGCTTATCGAGATTTATTGTCATTTAGTGAAACAATTCCTGTGTTGGATAAAAATGGGAACGATACTTTTTGGGAGACCCCTTTGTATCTGCCCTATTTGCAGGATCAGTTGTATGAGGGGTTAAAAATTGTCTATGCAGAACTGAAAGCTTCTGGTAATACCCGTATAGTACAGCATAAATACATTGATAGGATTGAGTATTGTGCATTTGGTAATACCAGACCGTTTCGTATTCGTATCGTCAATCGGTTGAATGACGTTTACGATTATTTTTATGTAAAACAAGCAGATGCGTCTCGTATATATGGTTTAGAACTGGAGGAAATCCTGTCACCTAACCAAGTCAATTATTTGGTTGATCAGGATACATTAATCGAAGAACATATTGTCGGGATTCCGGGTGATGTCTTTAGTAAGGATAGAATGTTTTCTCCTGACTATAATATGACGAGGATTGCAAAGGAATTTGTGAAGTTCAATGAGCGATGTATAATTACATTGTTAGGTGATATGAGAGCATATAATTTCGTTATGCAAATCACACCTGACTTTGATGATTTTCAATTTAGGATTAGGGCGATAGATTTCGACCAGCAATTTTACGAAGGTAATCCAAAAGTGTATATGCCACAGTTTTTCAAAGAAAATTATCCATATGTCAAAGTATGCATGGAATACCTGAATGATCGAACGGTATCTCAATATCAACAAGAGGAACGGTCTTCTTTAGTCCATCGCGTGCGAAGTGAACGTCATCGTATTGCTGATTTAAGAGATGCATCCCAAACGCAGCAATTGTCTTCTATTGCGAATATTGTCCAGTTACGGGAAGGGTATGCGGCTTTTCATTCGGACGCCCGATATCTGAAATGCAAAACTATGACAGATATTATTGAGTTGAATGTGAAAAATGTGATTCGACAAATGCAGCTGTAGCTATTTTACTCGGTTTTGATTCTCTTTGGCAAAGGCTTCCCAGCCACTGTATGATTTGGATAGGCCTGAGGTCGTATTTTGTTGAAAAGAATGGCATACGGCTACTGCAAGTCCATCTGTAGCGTCCAGGAACTCCGGTGTCTCTTTGAATGATAATAACGTTTTAAGCATAGCCGCCACTTGCTCTTTTGTGGCATTCCCATTTCCGGTTACAGATTGTTTTATCTTTCTGGGAGAATATTCAAATATGGGAATATCGTGATTGAGTGCTGCTGCCATTGCAACGCCTTGAGCACGACCAAGTTTGAGCATAACTTGGATATTTTTACCATAGAAGGGTGCTTCCAAAGCGACACAGTCTGGTTTGTATTCTTGGATAAGTGCCGATGTTTTTTTAAAGATGCGTTGTAACTTCAAGGCGTGATCATCTAGATGCCCCATTTTTATAACACCAAGGGATATTAAAGAAATTTTCTTTCCCGTTTCTTTGACTAGTCCATACCCCATTACGACGGTGCCAGGGTCAATGCCTAAAATAATTCGCTCTTTTGCTGCTTCCTTTTGCATGTGGATACAATATTACACTTTCTTTTGTGAATTAACTTCAAGCTATGTCACTAAAAATTAGTAAAATTGTGATCTTGATAAAATAGTGTCTTGACAAACAAAACAAGAAAATATCTCAATCTATGTATTAAAATTGCGGTCTTGCTATTAGCGGGATGGTATATTTATTTCAAAGTCAATAATCAAGATAACCTTAAAGAATTCAAATCTTTATTGAATGACCTTGACAAGGACCTTATCTTGGCCGTATTGATTACTGTAATCGTTTTGATGTTTTGTAACTGGTTTTTGGAAGTTGCAAAATGGAAGTTCATCAGTAGGCGCATTGAAAGAATTAGTTGGTGGCGAGCAATTGAGGGCGTATTTTGTGGGCTTACCTGGGCGATATTTACACCGAATAGAATAGGTGAGTATGGGGGGCGGGTCATGTATTTATCTCCTGAAAACCGGGCCTCTGGAGCCGTTGCAATGGGAGTGGGGCATTTTGCTCAATTGGTATTGACCAGCATATTTGGAGCGCTAAGTATCGCATGGTTCGTAGCAAAATTTCTTCCCGTATCGATTGAAATCAAGATATTGGTCTGGGTGATAGCTCTGCTCTATGCACTTGCATTCTTGGTCGTTTTCTTTAATGTACATTGGGTAGATAGACTTGTAAAACGTATTCGCATATTCCGGAAAATTCAATCTTTTTTTTCTGTACTTGAGGACTATGATAAGCGGGAGCTCAGTGTAATTCTGGGAATTTCCTTGTGTCGATTTGTCATCTTTACTTCGCAATATATCATATTAATGGAGGTCATATTACCAGACTTACCATTTGTATCTATGGTATTGATGATTTTTATCTTGTTTTTTGTGCAATCTGCCGTACCTTCGCTTGACTTATTCGATTTTAGTGTCAGAAGTTTTGTGGCGAGTAACTTATATGGTTATATTACCAGTCAGGAAATCGCGGTCATGGCCATTGTATCTTGTATTTGGTTT encodes:
- the argB gene encoding acetylglutamate kinase, which gives rise to MGVSTLNIIKIGGNVIDNEEDLNDFLEKFSALSGKKILVHGGGKIATRLATELGVDAKLVEGRRITDAEMLNIVTMVYAGLTNKSIVSKLQNLKCDALGLSGADGDTIRTMKRPVKDIDYGFVGDMMHDSINKGAIKKVLEAGFVPVFSAITHNGLGQLLNTNADTIASSLAVALSDLYETSLIYCFEKNGVLRDVNDENSVVNQISAKDFVMMKEEGIIHAGMIPKLQNAFDAIRKGVKHVHIGNANNLHLFQQGHFGTCLVQK
- a CDS encoding lysylphosphatidylglycerol synthase domain-containing protein — protein: MTNKTRKYLNLCIKIAVLLLAGWYIYFKVNNQDNLKEFKSLLNDLDKDLILAVLITVIVLMFCNWFLEVAKWKFISRRIERISWWRAIEGVFCGLTWAIFTPNRIGEYGGRVMYLSPENRASGAVAMGVGHFAQLVLTSIFGALSIAWFVAKFLPVSIEIKILVWVIALLYALAFLVVFFNVHWVDRLVKRIRIFRKIQSFFSVLEDYDKRELSVILGISLCRFVIFTSQYIILMEVILPDLPFVSMVLMIFILFFVQSAVPSLDLFDFSVRSFVASNLYGYITSQEIAVMAIVSCIWFVNLILPAILGSFFAVKVNYLSDNKS
- a CDS encoding M20 family metallo-hydrolase, whose translation is MSEVDHLTNASISLLRELIEIPSFSREEHQTANRIQSYLESFGVRTYRKGNNVWCYNLHFDASKPVILLNSHHDTVRPNAGYTRNPFLATEEEGKLYGLGSNDAGGCLVSLIATFLHFYAEEGMLYNFCLAATAEEEVSGHDGIASVLTELGDLSFAIVGEPTQMHLAVAEKGLMVLDCEAHGEAGHAAREEGVNAIYKAMADVEWFRTFRFPKESAMLGPIKMSVTLITAGTQHNVVPAICTFVVDVRTTDAYSNEETLSIIQEQVESSVRARSTRLTSSSISLEHAIVKAGVSLGRETYGSPTMSDQALLNIPSLKLGPGDSARSHMADEYIYLDEIKEGIALYIRMLSEIIR
- a CDS encoding Lrp/AsnC ligand binding domain-containing protein, with product MEINYSNYDLDSLDIQILSILMEDASIPYTEIAKKLIVSGGTIHVRMKKMEELGIIRGSNLIINPQKVGFDITAFLGIYLDKGSQYADAVEQLKKIKEVVELHYCTGQYSIFAKIICRDTGHLRKVLNEDIQSVKGIQRTETIISLEESIKRQISLI
- the proC gene encoding pyrroline-5-carboxylate reductase, whose translation is MSKITIIGTGNIGLSLAKGLVKSGAYAASEITLTRRSLAALEQEKSQGYDVSDNNGQAVVGAEVVVLAVLPQQLKKVMEELKSTITPDQLVVSVVSGVSCLDVKAVLGSDMTIVRAMPNTAIAIGQSMTCIATDDANEVQLQRVEHLFETVGAVVVINEDLMTSATALCACGIAFFLRSIRAASQGGVEIGFHAHDALKMAIQTAKGAADLLLQTQSHPESEIDKVTSPKGCTIAGLNEMEHNGFSSAFIKGIKLSATKAGGLYNE
- the ruvC gene encoding crossover junction endodeoxyribonuclease RuvC, with the protein product MQKEAAKERIILGIDPGTVVMGYGLVKETGKKISLISLGVIKMGHLDDHALKLQRIFKKTSALIQEYKPDCVALEAPFYGKNIQVMLKLGRAQGVAMAAALNHDIPIFEYSPRKIKQSVTGNGNATKEQVAAMLKTLLSFKETPEFLDATDGLAVAVCHSFQQNTTSGLSKSYSGWEAFAKENQNRVK